In the Natronobacterium texcoconense genome, one interval contains:
- a CDS encoding LLM class flavin-dependent oxidoreductase: MQLGTGLFTAQQRPDDDRGTADRYDEILALTREIEAAGLDSAWVSEHHFAEDEYLSGTMPTLGAMAAVTGDIEIGSCVALGPLYDPIRLAEDAATVDALADGRLTLGLAIGSNPREFDVFGVPRDERAERLADLIPFLRGAWSDGDLEYDSDFHDVPTDVSITPKPADGYVPIMLGGAAKPAVRRAARTAEGWCAPSSLSVEGIRKRVEDIRRVRDEEDVDGDFTIYVLQHGWVGDSREEAWETMKDGYLYIQRRYAEIFSGEPVAELEPERKRELKEQAIFGTPEQVVEELETYRGVLGDDVHFIFRTYHPGVGTEAMVECVHRLGDEVAPELS, from the coding sequence ATGCAGCTCGGGACTGGCCTCTTTACCGCCCAGCAGCGCCCGGACGACGACCGCGGGACGGCAGACCGCTACGACGAAATTCTCGCGCTCACCCGCGAGATCGAGGCCGCGGGACTGGACAGCGCGTGGGTCTCCGAACACCACTTCGCCGAGGACGAGTACCTCTCGGGGACGATGCCGACGCTCGGCGCGATGGCCGCCGTGACCGGCGACATAGAGATCGGCAGCTGTGTGGCACTCGGACCGCTGTACGATCCAATTAGACTCGCAGAGGACGCCGCAACCGTCGACGCGCTCGCGGACGGCCGGCTCACGCTCGGTCTCGCCATCGGCTCGAACCCCCGCGAGTTCGACGTCTTCGGCGTGCCACGCGACGAACGGGCCGAGCGCCTCGCCGACCTGATTCCGTTTCTCCGGGGTGCCTGGAGCGACGGCGACCTCGAGTACGACTCCGACTTCCACGACGTGCCGACCGACGTCTCCATCACGCCCAAGCCGGCCGACGGCTACGTCCCGATCATGCTCGGCGGCGCGGCGAAACCCGCAGTACGCCGAGCGGCCCGCACCGCAGAGGGATGGTGTGCTCCCTCCTCGCTATCTGTCGAAGGCATCCGCAAGCGCGTCGAGGACATCCGTCGGGTTCGCGACGAGGAAGACGTCGACGGTGACTTTACGATCTACGTCCTCCAGCACGGCTGGGTCGGCGACTCCCGTGAGGAAGCCTGGGAGACGATGAAGGACGGCTACCTCTACATCCAGCGCCGGTACGCCGAAATCTTCTCCGGCGAACCGGTCGCCGAACTCGAGCCCGAGCGCAAGCGCGAACTGAAAGAGCAGGCGATCTTCGGCACGCCCGAGCAGGTGGTCGAGGAACTCGAGACCTATCGCGGCGTGCTCGGCGACGACGTCCACTTCATCTTCCGGACCTACCACCCCGGCGTCGGGACCGAGGCAATGGTCGAGTGTGTCCACCGGCTCGGCGACGAGGTCGCCCCGGAGCTATCCTAG
- a CDS encoding PaaI family thioesterase, giving the protein MDIEAFFEGMPFASLLGIEITECADGHAEGRLEMTEELSWNEEELMAHGGVTFTLADTVGGAALVSEVDQPVPTIDMRIDYLSAGTGDLYAEADVVRCGGDVGVVDVDVYAADDGETPSEPRGDGEAVDTLIADARGVYKTG; this is encoded by the coding sequence ATGGATATCGAGGCCTTCTTCGAGGGGATGCCCTTCGCATCCCTGCTGGGGATCGAGATCACCGAGTGTGCCGACGGCCACGCCGAAGGCCGCCTCGAGATGACCGAGGAACTCTCCTGGAACGAAGAGGAACTGATGGCTCACGGCGGCGTCACGTTCACGCTCGCGGATACGGTCGGCGGCGCGGCGCTGGTCTCGGAGGTCGACCAGCCGGTGCCGACGATCGACATGCGGATCGACTACCTGAGCGCCGGAACGGGCGACCTCTACGCCGAGGCCGACGTCGTCCGGTGTGGGGGTGACGTGGGCGTGGTCGACGTGGACGTGTACGCGGCCGACGACGGCGAGACTCCGTCGGAACCTCGTGGAGACGGCGAAGCCGTCGATACCCTGATCGCCGACGCGCGCGGCGTCTACAAGACGGGCTAG
- a CDS encoding enoyl-CoA hydratase/isomerase family protein produces MSDDRVDGAEAVEEVAADCETVRVEVGDRVAGVATVTMHRPDARNALNGTLRAELKEVFDAIEDSDVRVVVLTGADEAKAFVAGADVSELRERNALEQREASKRPRVYEVVDDLRQPVIARLNGHALGGGCELATACDVRIAHERAKVGQPEINLGIMPGGGGTQRLPRLVGEGQAMRLILSGELIDADEAREIGLVDIVCESDDELDEETYGLAESMAEKSPVALEFAKEAVKAGSRMDLESGIEYEAELFAQLFATEDKNEGIDAFFEDREPDWQGR; encoded by the coding sequence ATGAGTGACGATCGAGTCGACGGTGCCGAGGCCGTCGAAGAGGTCGCCGCGGACTGCGAGACCGTTCGGGTCGAGGTCGGCGACCGCGTCGCGGGCGTCGCGACGGTGACGATGCATCGTCCCGACGCGCGCAACGCCCTGAACGGGACGCTTCGAGCGGAACTGAAGGAGGTGTTCGACGCGATCGAGGACAGCGACGTCCGCGTCGTCGTGCTCACCGGGGCGGACGAGGCCAAGGCGTTCGTCGCCGGTGCCGACGTGAGTGAACTGCGCGAACGAAACGCCCTGGAACAGCGCGAGGCTTCGAAACGCCCGCGCGTGTACGAGGTGGTCGACGACCTCCGCCAGCCCGTTATCGCCCGGCTCAACGGTCACGCTCTCGGCGGCGGTTGCGAACTCGCGACCGCGTGTGACGTCCGGATCGCCCACGAACGGGCGAAGGTCGGCCAGCCCGAGATCAACCTCGGGATTATGCCCGGCGGCGGCGGTACCCAGCGCCTGCCGCGACTCGTCGGCGAAGGACAGGCGATGCGGCTGATCCTCTCGGGCGAGTTGATCGACGCCGACGAAGCTCGCGAGATCGGACTCGTCGATATCGTCTGCGAAAGCGACGACGAACTCGACGAGGAAACCTATGGCCTCGCCGAATCGATGGCCGAAAAGAGCCCCGTCGCCCTCGAGTTCGCGAAAGAGGCCGTCAAAGCCGGCTCCCGGATGGACTTAGAGAGCGGCATCGAGTACGAGGCCGAACTGTTCGCCCAGCTGTTCGCGACCGAGGACAAAAACGAGGGGATCGACGCCTTCTTCGAGGACCGCGAACCCGACTGGCAAGGCCGGTAG
- a CDS encoding 3-hydroxyacyl-CoA dehydrogenase family protein: MQVTVLGAGTMGHGIAQVTAMADHDIVVRDVEPEYVENGLESIEANLEGGIERDKLTREEADATLSRIDGTTDLTEALEGADLVIEAVPEDLDLKRDTLEDVEGVVDEGTTIATNTSSLSVTEIASAAEHDDRVIGLHFFNPVHIMELVEIVVPEQASEETVATAHEFVEDIDKTAVEVTDSPGFASSRLGVALGVEAMRMVEEGVADPHDIDAAMELGYNHPMGPIELGDVVGLDVRLDILEYLREELGERFRPPQVLKRKVRAGKLGKKTGEGFYVWEDGEIVGVSGGGGDE; this comes from the coding sequence ATGCAAGTCACAGTGCTTGGGGCTGGCACCATGGGCCACGGCATTGCGCAGGTGACGGCGATGGCCGACCACGACATCGTCGTCAGAGACGTCGAACCCGAGTACGTCGAGAACGGCCTCGAGTCGATCGAAGCGAACCTCGAGGGCGGGATCGAACGCGACAAACTCACCCGCGAGGAGGCCGACGCGACGCTCTCCCGGATCGATGGCACGACGGATCTCACAGAGGCACTCGAGGGAGCGGACCTGGTGATCGAGGCGGTTCCGGAGGATCTCGACCTGAAACGGGACACCCTCGAGGACGTCGAGGGAGTCGTCGACGAGGGGACGACCATCGCGACGAACACCTCGTCGCTGTCGGTCACCGAGATCGCGAGCGCGGCAGAACACGACGACCGCGTGATCGGACTCCACTTCTTCAACCCGGTCCACATCATGGAACTGGTCGAAATCGTCGTCCCCGAGCAGGCGAGCGAGGAGACGGTCGCGACGGCCCACGAGTTCGTCGAGGACATCGACAAGACGGCGGTCGAAGTGACCGACTCGCCCGGCTTCGCCTCCTCGCGGCTAGGCGTCGCCCTCGGCGTCGAGGCGATGCGGATGGTCGAGGAGGGCGTCGCCGACCCGCACGATATCGACGCTGCGATGGAACTGGGCTACAACCACCCGATGGGACCGATCGAACTCGGCGACGTGGTCGGGTTAGACGTACGACTGGATATACTCGAGTATCTCCGCGAGGAACTGGGTGAACGGTTCAGGCCGCCGCAGGTGCTCAAGCGAAAGGTTCGTGCGGGGAAACTCGGCAAGAAGACCGGCGAGGGCTTCTACGTCTGGGAGGACGGCGAGATCGTCGGCGTCAGCGGAGGTGGCGGCGATGAGTGA
- a CDS encoding thiolase domain-containing protein, producing MRDVYLVGAGQSPFGAFPDRSYRDLFAEAYEAACDSVDHGIDTEDVDEAVVGTLGVGGRQLGLSGPAVTEHVGLHNVPCSRVENACAAGGFAVRNGVQAIKSGFADVVVAGGYEVMTDLSDDVTKYWLGVSGETEWERLTGTTFSGVYAQMASAYLNEYEATTEDLSRVAVKNHGNGAKNPKAHLGFECSLEDATSAPTVADPLNLYHCCPTSDGAAVAILASENVVGEYTDERVRIAGVGAASDRVGLAQRDSYTGISASQVAAETAYERAGVSPGDLDFAEVHDCFAIAELVAYEDLGFCEPGSAPELLREGRTDPDGDLPVNTSGGLKSKGHPIGATGTGQVVEAFDQLTGRAGDRQLENPRYGLTHNVGGSGGVSVVHVFEREEVGR from the coding sequence ATGCGAGACGTCTATCTCGTCGGTGCGGGCCAATCGCCGTTCGGGGCGTTCCCGGATCGGAGTTACCGGGACCTGTTCGCGGAGGCGTACGAGGCCGCATGCGACAGCGTCGACCACGGGATCGACACCGAGGACGTCGACGAGGCCGTCGTCGGCACGCTCGGCGTCGGCGGCCGCCAGTTAGGGCTGTCGGGGCCGGCCGTGACCGAACACGTCGGTCTCCACAACGTCCCTTGCTCGAGAGTCGAGAACGCCTGCGCTGCAGGCGGATTCGCCGTCCGAAACGGCGTTCAGGCGATCAAGAGCGGCTTCGCCGACGTCGTCGTCGCCGGCGGCTACGAGGTGATGACCGACCTCTCGGACGACGTGACGAAGTACTGGCTCGGCGTCAGCGGCGAGACCGAGTGGGAGCGACTGACCGGGACGACCTTCTCTGGCGTCTACGCCCAGATGGCGAGTGCGTACTTGAACGAGTACGAGGCGACGACGGAAGATCTCTCGCGAGTCGCCGTCAAGAATCACGGAAACGGCGCGAAAAACCCCAAGGCACATCTGGGATTCGAGTGTTCGCTCGAGGACGCCACGAGCGCGCCGACCGTCGCGGACCCTCTCAATCTCTACCACTGCTGTCCGACCTCCGACGGTGCGGCGGTCGCGATCCTCGCGAGCGAGAACGTCGTCGGGGAGTACACCGACGAACGAGTACGAATCGCTGGCGTCGGCGCGGCGAGCGACCGGGTCGGCCTGGCCCAGCGGGACAGTTACACCGGCATCTCGGCATCGCAGGTCGCCGCCGAGACCGCCTACGAGCGGGCGGGCGTCTCCCCCGGCGACCTTGATTTCGCCGAGGTCCACGACTGCTTCGCGATCGCGGAACTGGTCGCCTACGAGGATCTGGGCTTCTGTGAGCCGGGATCGGCTCCCGAACTGCTCCGTGAGGGCAGAACCGATCCGGACGGCGACCTCCCCGTCAACACCTCGGGCGGGCTGAAGTCGAAGGGTCATCCCATCGGCGCGACCGGAACCGGCCAGGTCGTCGAGGCGTTCGACCAGTTGACCGGACGAGCGGGCGATCGACAACTCGAGAACCCACGGTACGGCCTGACCCACAACGTCGGCGGAAGCGGCGGCGTGTCGGTCGTTCACGTCTTCGAGCGCGAGGAGGTGGGACGATGA
- a CDS encoding zinc ribbon domain-containing protein has protein sequence MTLGIESVGAYAPRYRLTADAVEDAWGQFHGAGISETAVPAGDEDTLTMASEAATEALAASALEPTDVAHLLVATTTPPNEEGAIAGRLASFFGLAATTETRTFTASTRAGVDALTTGLERGDGPVLVVASDAPRGAPDDEIEHAGGAGAAAVLLTADGEGSVRDRAERTTTFPGTRFRPAGSDETTGLGITGYDRQAFTETVTGVAEDLEYDLGSADAVALQSPNGKLPYRAAGPLGVEAETLQAGTTVHDLGDTGAASPLLGFASALEAGHEDVVLIGYGSGGGASAIALEATNVAVSTRFGGAETLSYGEYLRIRGDVTPGEPDGGGAYVSVPSWKRTLPQRHRLVAGRCRECGDLAFPPEGACTGCGTLEEYDDVSLPGTGMVEAATVIGQGGAPPEFVEQQAREGAYVSAIVALDGPDGGTVSTPAQVRTVGEESVSPGDRVEATIRRIYTQEGVTRYGFKMRLRD, from the coding sequence ATGACGCTCGGCATCGAGAGCGTCGGCGCGTACGCTCCGCGGTACCGGCTCACGGCCGACGCCGTCGAGGACGCCTGGGGCCAGTTCCACGGCGCGGGGATCTCGGAGACGGCGGTTCCCGCCGGCGACGAGGATACGCTGACGATGGCATCCGAGGCTGCAACGGAGGCGCTGGCGGCGAGCGCCCTCGAGCCGACCGACGTGGCCCACCTGCTGGTCGCCACGACGACGCCGCCGAACGAGGAGGGGGCGATCGCCGGGCGACTCGCGAGTTTCTTCGGACTCGCGGCGACGACCGAGACGCGGACGTTCACCGCGAGTACGCGGGCCGGCGTCGACGCGCTGACGACTGGCCTCGAGCGCGGCGACGGCCCCGTTCTTGTCGTCGCCAGCGACGCTCCGCGCGGCGCGCCGGACGACGAGATCGAACACGCCGGCGGCGCGGGCGCGGCCGCAGTCCTCCTGACCGCCGACGGCGAAGGCTCGGTTCGCGACCGCGCCGAACGCACGACGACGTTCCCCGGCACGCGATTCCGCCCCGCCGGATCGGACGAGACGACCGGTCTCGGAATCACCGGCTACGACCGTCAGGCGTTCACCGAGACCGTCACAGGCGTGGCCGAGGACCTCGAGTACGACCTCGGGTCGGCCGACGCCGTCGCACTCCAGTCGCCGAACGGAAAACTCCCCTATCGGGCGGCCGGTCCGCTCGGCGTCGAGGCCGAGACGCTCCAGGCTGGAACCACCGTCCACGACCTCGGCGACACTGGCGCGGCGAGCCCCCTCCTCGGGTTCGCGAGCGCGCTCGAGGCCGGCCACGAGGACGTCGTCCTGATCGGCTACGGCTCCGGCGGCGGCGCGTCGGCGATCGCACTCGAGGCGACCAACGTCGCGGTCTCGACGAGATTCGGGGGCGCGGAGACGCTCTCCTACGGCGAGTATCTGCGGATTCGGGGCGACGTCACCCCTGGCGAACCGGACGGCGGCGGCGCGTACGTCAGCGTCCCCAGTTGGAAGCGAACCCTCCCTCAGCGCCACCGGCTCGTCGCCGGCCGCTGCCGGGAGTGCGGCGACCTCGCCTTCCCACCCGAGGGGGCCTGTACGGGATGTGGGACGCTCGAAGAGTACGACGACGTCTCCCTGCCCGGGACGGGGATGGTCGAGGCGGCGACGGTCATCGGCCAGGGCGGTGCGCCGCCGGAGTTCGTCGAACAGCAGGCCAGGGAGGGCGCGTACGTCAGCGCCATCGTCGCGCTCGACGGTCCCGACGGCGGCACAGTCTCGACGCCGGCGCAAGTCCGTACCGTCGGTGAGGAGTCCGTCTCGCCGGGCGACCGCGTCGAGGCGACGATCCGTCGGATCTACACGCAGGAGGGCGTGACCCGGTACGGCTTCAAGATGCGACTTCGAGACTGA
- a CDS encoding HD domain-containing protein — MSEIDYDAQVREAFPELEQIDDDDLRNRVVEAWTLGLRRGGWQRIEDVPYAWNIHEVTNVEHVRGVTRIALESAREQREFHGATPDVDTIVAACLLHDVGKCYEYTDHVEDDVLVDPDPRYATEEIPHSISGYALAHEVGCPLAVQRAIPHFFGEIPTRTLEAELVKSANSASSNAITEAAMGITLQEWVEEYSQTS; from the coding sequence ATGTCCGAAATCGACTACGACGCGCAAGTCCGTGAAGCGTTTCCCGAACTCGAGCAGATCGACGACGACGACCTCCGAAATCGCGTCGTCGAGGCCTGGACGCTCGGTCTGCGGCGAGGGGGCTGGCAACGGATCGAGGACGTCCCCTACGCCTGGAACATCCACGAGGTCACCAACGTCGAACACGTCCGCGGCGTCACGCGGATTGCACTCGAGTCCGCGAGAGAACAGCGGGAGTTCCACGGTGCTACGCCGGACGTCGACACGATTGTCGCGGCCTGTCTCCTCCACGACGTGGGGAAGTGCTACGAGTACACCGATCACGTCGAGGACGACGTCCTCGTCGATCCCGACCCGCGGTACGCCACCGAGGAGATTCCTCACTCCATCTCCGGGTACGCCCTCGCACACGAGGTTGGCTGTCCGCTTGCCGTCCAGCGGGCGATTCCGCACTTCTTCGGCGAGATTCCGACCCGGACGCTCGAGGCCGAACTCGTCAAGAGCGCGAATTCCGCGTCCTCGAACGCCATCACCGAGGCAGCAATGGGAATCACCCTCCAGGAGTGGGTCGAGGAGTACTCACAGACCTCGTGA
- a CDS encoding VOC family protein: MADLPAMRVDHVGIAVDSIEDAESILFALGCEKIHEERSEYAEFAWATYVLGDASRLELIAPADGSESFLTAFLEENGPGLHHVTLEVANLEAAIEALSEHGVSVVDHAEFDHWGEAFLSPENATGVLFQLMEYDDGYAESRDAGKRLFVRGERL, encoded by the coding sequence ATGGCCGACCTGCCAGCAATGCGTGTCGACCACGTCGGCATCGCGGTCGACTCGATCGAGGACGCCGAATCGATCCTGTTCGCGCTCGGCTGCGAGAAGATCCACGAGGAACGAAGCGAGTACGCGGAATTCGCGTGGGCGACGTACGTACTCGGCGACGCCTCCCGGCTCGAGCTCATCGCCCCCGCGGACGGCTCGGAATCGTTTCTCACCGCCTTCCTCGAGGAGAACGGACCCGGCCTCCACCACGTCACGCTCGAGGTGGCGAATCTCGAGGCGGCGATCGAGGCGCTGTCCGAGCACGGCGTCTCCGTGGTCGATCACGCCGAGTTCGACCACTGGGGCGAAGCGTTTCTCTCGCCGGAGAACGCGACCGGAGTGCTGTTCCAGTTGATGGAGTACGACGACGGCTACGCCGAGAGCCGCGATGCCGGCAAACGGCTGTTCGTTCGCGGCGAGCGGCTATGA
- a CDS encoding EthD family reductase, whose product MLKLVELLVRRDEYSHEEFVERWQGDHAEIARDLPGLKRYSTSVPTDPEAVEYDGVLELVFEDEAALNEAFGSEVGQAVQEDAAEFVDVGAGPRMIVEETVHVDET is encoded by the coding sequence ATGCTCAAGCTGGTAGAGCTACTCGTGCGACGGGACGAGTACAGCCACGAGGAGTTCGTCGAGCGGTGGCAGGGCGACCACGCCGAAATCGCTCGCGACCTCCCTGGACTGAAACGCTACAGCACGTCCGTACCGACGGATCCCGAGGCCGTCGAGTACGACGGCGTTCTCGAACTCGTCTTCGAGGACGAGGCGGCGCTGAACGAGGCGTTCGGCTCCGAGGTCGGGCAAGCGGTCCAGGAGGATGCCGCCGAGTTCGTCGACGTCGGGGCCGGGCCCCGGATGATCGTCGAGGAGACGGTCCACGTCGACGAGACATGA
- a CDS encoding thiamine pyrophosphate-binding protein codes for MTSTAAELVATLEELDVEYVFGYPGGRVIELFEHLPESDVDVIRPRDEREASVMAETYGRLTGRPGVLTGQGPWIGSLGAIGQMEARLASSPMVVLTEASERGEYSTLAPYQQARGDYGGLSLPDILDGVTEEWWFPRTPTETLRSTQLAFKHAVAGRPGPTAVILDGDAITDEVPADPTPPAWDATEQTRTWDARPTAEDVAAAVETLEDAERPVLIAGNGVHAAQAYDELEAVAAGYDCAVVTSYLGKSTYPETDERAAGVIGSFGHEGANRVVSEADALLVVGCRLNPMDTNWQAPDFIRPEEQTIVHADVDTRNAGWVYPADVGLIGDAKESLAALAEAGGAENDWALERAAEAREWFTTPECRDDSSPIKPQRAAKEIQRVVDDETIVTADSGNNRFWLLYYLQTPAVRTYFGSGGVGGMGWAQPAAVSAALSTGKDVISVAGDGGFSMTMNSVETAVEYGVAPTFVVLNDTSLGMVRQMQTEDGDIAGVEFHDTDFVKIAEGFGAVGRRIIDPDALADALEEGKAADRPHVLDVRIDREEDMADRLASSFYESVGGLHE; via the coding sequence ATGACGTCGACGGCTGCCGAACTCGTCGCGACGCTCGAGGAGCTAGACGTCGAGTACGTCTTCGGCTATCCCGGCGGGAGAGTGATCGAACTGTTCGAGCACCTCCCGGAGTCCGACGTCGACGTGATCCGACCGCGCGACGAACGCGAGGCCAGCGTCATGGCCGAGACGTACGGCCGTCTCACCGGCCGTCCGGGTGTTCTCACGGGCCAGGGACCGTGGATCGGCAGTCTCGGCGCGATCGGTCAGATGGAGGCACGCCTCGCGTCTTCACCGATGGTCGTGCTCACCGAGGCTTCCGAACGCGGCGAGTACTCGACGCTGGCTCCCTACCAGCAGGCTCGAGGCGATTACGGCGGCCTCAGCTTGCCGGATATTCTCGACGGTGTCACCGAGGAGTGGTGGTTCCCGCGGACGCCGACCGAGACGCTCCGCTCCACCCAGCTCGCGTTCAAACACGCCGTCGCCGGTCGGCCCGGCCCGACTGCGGTGATTCTCGACGGCGACGCGATCACCGACGAGGTGCCCGCGGACCCGACGCCCCCGGCCTGGGACGCCACCGAACAGACGCGTACCTGGGATGCCAGGCCGACCGCGGAAGACGTCGCGGCGGCGGTCGAGACACTCGAGGACGCCGAACGCCCGGTCCTGATCGCAGGCAACGGCGTTCACGCAGCCCAGGCGTACGACGAACTCGAGGCGGTCGCGGCGGGCTACGACTGTGCCGTCGTCACCTCCTACCTGGGGAAGTCGACCTACCCGGAGACCGACGAGCGCGCGGCGGGCGTCATCGGGTCGTTTGGCCACGAGGGTGCAAACCGCGTCGTCAGCGAGGCCGACGCGTTGCTCGTCGTCGGCTGTCGGCTGAATCCGATGGACACCAACTGGCAGGCACCCGATTTCATTCGACCAGAAGAGCAGACGATCGTCCACGCCGACGTCGACACGCGCAACGCCGGCTGGGTCTACCCCGCCGACGTGGGGCTGATCGGCGACGCGAAAGAGAGCCTCGCGGCGCTCGCGGAAGCCGGCGGCGCGGAAAACGACTGGGCGCTCGAGCGCGCAGCCGAGGCCCGCGAGTGGTTCACGACCCCCGAGTGTCGGGACGACTCGAGTCCGATCAAGCCTCAGCGGGCCGCCAAAGAAATACAGCGAGTCGTAGACGACGAGACGATCGTCACTGCCGATTCCGGGAACAACCGGTTCTGGCTCCTCTACTACCTGCAGACGCCCGCCGTTCGAACGTACTTCGGCAGCGGCGGGGTCGGCGGGATGGGGTGGGCCCAGCCAGCGGCGGTCTCGGCGGCGCTTTCGACTGGGAAGGACGTGATCTCGGTCGCCGGCGACGGCGGGTTCTCGATGACGATGAACAGCGTCGAGACCGCCGTCGAGTACGGCGTCGCGCCGACGTTCGTCGTCCTGAACGACACCAGCCTGGGGATGGTCCGCCAGATGCAGACGGAAGACGGCGACATCGCCGGCGTCGAGTTCCACGACACGGACTTCGTGAAGATCGCCGAGGGCTTCGGCGCGGTCGGCCGGCGGATCATCGACCCCGACGCGCTCGCGGACGCCCTCGAGGAGGGAAAGGCGGCCGACCGTCCCCACGTCCTCGACGTGCGAATCGACCGCGAAGAGGACATGGCCGACCGGCTCGCCTCCTCGTTTTACGAGTCGGTGGGCGGACTCCACGAGTGA
- a CDS encoding NAD-dependent epimerase/dehydratase family protein — protein sequence MTNTTDDATVLVTGGTGFIGSYVVQDLLEHGHDVVAYDLSTDTEILEKLGVADDVEVRRGDVSEPTDVIRAVRETGATHVVHLAALLTTTARENPRAAAEVNIMGTNNVFEAARILDDQVERVAWASSAAAYAPPANYDAEWVDEDELVYPDTLYGATKEYNEHQAQVYHEDYGLDHVALRPTVAYGPYRETGGSAFLANIIEKPALGEPYSVEYGDQAIDWQHVEDIAQAFRKAAFTPEEDLSQRVYNVRGVLATVREATEAVETVMPDAEIDVSDDGELPWTQNLDMTAAQEDLGYDPEYDLESGFRKYINVLREEEGLEPV from the coding sequence ATGACGAACACGACAGACGACGCGACCGTACTGGTAACCGGCGGAACCGGCTTCATCGGTTCTTACGTGGTACAGGATCTGCTCGAGCACGGCCACGACGTCGTGGCCTACGACCTCTCGACGGATACCGAGATCCTCGAGAAACTCGGCGTCGCCGACGACGTCGAGGTACGACGTGGCGACGTCTCCGAGCCGACCGACGTGATCCGAGCGGTGCGGGAGACAGGTGCGACCCACGTCGTCCACCTCGCCGCCCTGCTGACGACGACCGCTCGAGAGAACCCGCGTGCAGCGGCCGAGGTGAACATTATGGGGACGAACAACGTCTTCGAGGCGGCCCGAATCCTGGACGATCAGGTCGAACGCGTCGCCTGGGCGTCTTCGGCGGCCGCCTACGCGCCGCCGGCAAACTACGACGCAGAGTGGGTCGACGAGGACGAACTCGTCTACCCCGATACGCTCTACGGCGCGACCAAGGAGTACAACGAACACCAGGCGCAGGTCTATCACGAGGACTACGGACTCGACCACGTCGCCCTCCGGCCGACCGTCGCCTACGGGCCCTACCGCGAGACGGGGGGATCGGCGTTCCTGGCGAACATCATCGAAAAACCCGCGCTCGGCGAACCCTACAGCGTCGAGTACGGCGACCAGGCCATCGACTGGCAACACGTCGAGGATATCGCACAGGCGTTCCGGAAGGCGGCGTTCACGCCCGAAGAAGACCTCTCGCAGCGCGTCTACAACGTCCGCGGCGTCCTCGCGACGGTTCGCGAAGCCACCGAAGCCGTCGAAACCGTCATGCCCGACGCCGAGATCGACGTCTCCGACGACGGTGAACTCCCCTGGACCCAGAACCTGGACATGACGGCAGCACAGGAGGACCTGGGCTACGACCCCGAGTACGACCTCGAGTCCGGCTTTCGGAAGTACATCAACGTCCTGCGGGAGGAGGAAGGGCTCGAGCCAGTATAG